A genomic window from Eptesicus fuscus isolate TK198812 chromosome 19, DD_ASM_mEF_20220401, whole genome shotgun sequence includes:
- the MAPK15 gene encoding mitogen-activated protein kinase 15 has protein sequence MCTAEVDAHVAQRFLLKRRLGKGAYGVVWKAVDRRTGEVVAIKKIFDAFRDKTDAQRTFREITLLQELGDHPNIVRLLDVIRAENDRDIYLVFEFMDTDLNAVISKGSLLKDVHKRYIFYQLLRAAKFLHSGRVIHRDQKPSNVLLDASCLVKLCDFGLARCLGGLPEGPEGQALTEYVATRWYRAPEVLLSSSWYTPGVDMWSLGCILGEMLRGKPLFPGSSTLHQLELILQTVPPPAQEDLLALGSGYGASILQHLGARPRQALDALLPPDTPPEALDLLRRLLVFAPDKRLSAAQALQHPYVQRFHCPAREWALEAEVRLPAHEGVQLSAPEYRSRLYQMILERRGGSRLPREKGQGDALVPTAGPPGAELSASGPQACALQPRAAPPPPAQDRGHRPQNSPAHDAPGGAKSIPRQNSAPPLQPPPPRGRGSGERPPGATAEPPSWAKPRAPAAPSLASQAAAQVAVQALIRNDRDPGRGARAAGARRVPLARPGEARPGRRMFSASASQGVQGAARAALGGYSQAYGTVCHSALGRLPLLPGHRV, from the exons ATGTGCACGGCCGAGGTGGACGCGCACGTAGCCCAGCGGTTCCTGCTGAAGCGGCGGCTCGGGAAGGGG GCCTATGGGGTCGTGTGGAAGGCGGTGGACCGGAGGACTGGCGAGGTCGTGGCCATCAAGAAAATCTTCGATGCCTTCAGGGACAAGACAGATGCCCAG AGAACATTCCGGGAAATCACGCTGCTCCAG GAACTTGGGGACCATCCAAACATCGTTAGGCTCCTGGATGTGATCCGGGCGGAGAATGACAGGGACATATACCTGGTGTTTGAGTTTATGG ACACGGACCTGAACGCCGTCATCAGCAAGGGCTCGCTGCTGAAGGACGTGCACAAGCGCTACATCTTCTACCAGCTGCTGCGGGCCGCCAAGTTCCTGCACTCGGGCCGCGTCATCCACCGGGACCAGAAG ccgTCCAACGTCCTCCTGGACGCCAGCTGCCTGGTGAAGCTCTGCGACTTCGGCCTCGCTCGCTGCCTCGGTGGCCTCCCCGAGGGGCCCGAGGGCCAGGCCCTGACGGAGTACGTGGCCACGCGCTGGTACCGGGCTCCAGAGGTGCTGCTGTCCTCCAGCTG GTACACGCCGGGGGTGGACATGTGGAGCCTGGGCTGCATCCTGGGCGAGATGCTCCGGGGGAAGCCCCTGTTCCCCGGCTCGTCCACCCTCCACCAGCTGGAGCTGATCCTGCAGACCGTCCCACCGCCCGCCCAGGAGG acctCCTGGCTCTCGGCTCAGGCTACGGAGCCTCTATCTTGCAGCACCTGGGGGCCCG GCCCCGGCAGGCGCTGGACGCCCTCCTGcccccggacacgccccccgagGCCCTGGACCTCCTCCGGCGACTCCTGGTGTTCGCCCCCGACAAGCGGCTGAGCgcggcccaggccctgcagcaccCCTACGTGCAGAG GTTCCACTGCCCGGCCCGCGAGTGGGCGCTGGAGGCGGAGGTGCGGCTCCCGGCGCACGAAGGAGTCCAGCTCTCGGCCCCCGAGTATCGCAGCCGCCTCTACCAG ATGATCCTGGAGCGCAGGGGCGGCAGCCGCCTCCCCAGAGAGAAGGGCCAGGGGGACGCACTGGTGCCGACCGCGGGTCCCCCGGGGGCAGAGCTCAGCGCCTCCGGGCCCCAGGCGTGCGCGCTCCAACCCAGAgccgcccccccgccgcccgcgcaGGACCGCGGACACAGGCCGCAGAACAGCCCCGCTCACG ATGCCCCCGGCGGAGCCAAGAGCATCCCCAGGCAGAACTCGGCGCCCCCGCTCCAGCCTCCGCCCCCGAGAGGCCGGGGGAGCGGTGAAAGGCCCCCCGGGGCGACGGCGGAGCCCCCCTCGTGG GCGAAGCCCCGCGCACCGGCAGCGCCCTCCCTGGCCTCGCAGGCCGCCGCGCAGGTGGCCGTCCAGGCTCTGATCCGGAACGACCGGGACCCTGGCCGCGGGGCGAGGGCGGCCGGCGCGCGAAGG GTCCCTCTGGCGCGTCCCGGGGAGGCCCGGCCGGGCCGCAGGATGTTCAGCGCCTCGGCCTCGCAGGGGGTCCAGGGGGCCGCGCGGGCCGCGCTCGGGGGCTACTCCCAGGCGTATGGCACCGTCTGCCACTCGGCGCTGGGCcgcctgcccctgctccctggaCACCGCGTGTGA
- the IQANK1 gene encoding IQ motif and ankyrin repeat domain-containing protein 1 isoform X2, which translates to MSSKKGGPKAASGKWQPSPPGAEPRATAGPTREDRAATVIQCTFRRHRARKELALRRKKHGEYLEQMEKLQREAFLALVRREREVVRRRREAEAEAERRRQEERRRQERLLDAAFDGNLGEILAVLREVEEVLTREGVGHDEAGLARRRQRRVALLECEDSGGNTPLSEAAVGGQPRAIQLLAEQGASPNCKGAFGRTPLYRAAFGGHLEAVEVLLKLGADPRVYADDGSTPAQVASLDAVASVLQAWDLSLTEAMLQNMEAERQRRAQEAEQHKEAEAKRLNLQVQQLAKEQQRCHKELHQAYCELNRRIAEHDKCERRRAGKAELTLQAVKDAEAQVDRLRQEAQKAEETLALARLELREQTQEGGEEEVPGLKCQVTELHDVLMKDVGDRIRADGRWPLVIDPSGQAATFLRYLDTNYVDTVNPDHLQPERIRLALLGALRYGKPLVFDLREVDLFPAVQRQLEAVQQGLAQELLSRRLLEQDRYLSLLRPTDGPEYGPTQFQESRLEQFRLFFVTQVRWPPAEQLQVLLPVQVQLPSEGL; encoded by the exons ATGAGCAGTAAGAAGGGGGGCCCCAAAGCAGCATCAGGGAAGTGGCAGCCATCCCCCCCGGGGGCCGAGCCCAGAGCCACTGCTG GGCCCACCCGGGAGGACCGGGCGGCCACAGTCATCCAGTGCACCTTCCGGCGGCACCGGGCGAGGAAGGAGCTGGCCCTCCGGCGGAAGAAGCACGGGGAGTACCTGGAGCAGATGGAGAAGCTGCAGAGAGAG GCCTTCCTGGCCCTGGTGCGCCGCGAGCGGGAGGTGGTGCGGCGCCggcgggaggcggaggcggaggcggagcgGCGGCGGCAGGAGGAGCGGAGGCGCCAGGAGCGCCTGCTGGACGCAGCCTTCGACGGGAACCTGGGGGAGATCCTGGCCGTCCTGCGGgag GTGGAGGAGGTGCTGACGCGCGAGGGCGTGGGCCACGACGAGGCGGGCCTggcgcggcggcggcagcggcgcgtgGCCCTGCTGGAGTGCGAGGACTCGGGCGGGAACACGCCGCTGTCCGAGGCGGCCGTGGGCGGGCAGCCCCGGGCCATCCAGCTGCTGGCGGAGCAGGGCGCGAGCCCCAACTGCAAg GGCGCCTTCGGGCGGACGCCGCTGTACAGAGCCGCCTTCGGGGGCCACCTGGAGGCCGTGGAGGTGCTCCTGAAGCTGGGAGCCGACCCCCGGGTGTACGCGGACGACGGGAGCACCCCGGCGCAG GTGGCCTCGCTGGACGCCGTGGCCAGCgtgctgcaggcctgggacctgaGCCTCACGGAGGCCATGCTCCAGAACATGGAGGCGGAGCGGCAGCGCCGGGCCCAGGAGGCCGAGCAGCACAAGGAGGCGGAGGCTAAGCG cctgaACCTCCAAGTGCAACAGCTGGCTAAGGAGCAGCAGCGGTGCCACAAGGAG CTGCATCAGGCCTACTGCGAGCTCAACCGCAGGATCGCCGAGCACGACAAGTGCGAGCGGAGGCGCGCGGGCAAGGCCGAGCTCACGCTGCAG gccgtCAAAGACGCGGAAGCCCAGGTGGACCGGCTGCGGCAGGAGGCCCAGAAGGCGGAGGAGACGCTGGCCCTGGCGAGGCTGGAACTGCGGGAGCAGACCCaggagg ggggggaggaggaggtgccgGGGCTGAAGTGCCAGGTCACCGAGCTGCACGACGTGCTAATGAAGGACGTGGGCGACCGCATCCGCGCCGACGGCCG GTGGCCTCTTGTCATCGACCCCTCAGGCCAGGCGGCCACCTTCCTGCGCTACCTGGACACCAACTACGTGGACACGGTGAACCCAGACCACCTGCAGCCCGAGAGGATTCGGTTGGCGCTTCTGGGGGCGCTCAG GTACGGGAAGCCGCTGGTGTTCGACCTGCGGGAGGTGGACCTGTTCCCCGCGGTGCAGCGGCAGCTGGAGGCGGTGCAGCAGGGCCTggcgcaggagctgctgagccgCAGGCTGCTGGAGCAGGACCGGTATCTGTCGCTGCTGAGGCCCACGGACGGGCCCGAGTACGGCCCCACCCAGTTCCAGGAGTCCCGCCTGGAGCAGTTCCGCCTCTTCTTTGTCACCCAGGTTCGGTGGCCCCCGGCTGAGCAGCTGCAGGTCCTGCTCCCCGTGCAGGTGCAGCTGCCCAGCGAAGGCCTTTAG
- the IQANK1 gene encoding IQ motif and ankyrin repeat domain-containing protein 1 isoform X1 — MSSKKGGPKAASGKWQPSPPGAEPRATAGPTREDRAATVIQCTFRRHRARKELALRRKKHGEYLEQMEKLQREGAFGRTPLYRAAFGGHLEAVEVLLKLGADPRVYADDGSTPAQVASLDAVASVLQAWDLSLTEAMLQNMEAERQRRAQEAEQHKEAEAKRLNLQVQQLAKEQQRCHKELHQAYCELNRRIAEHDKCERRRAGKAELTLQAVKDAEAQVDRLRQEAQKAEETLALARLELREQTQEGGEEEVPGLKCQVTELHDVLMKDVGDRIRADGRWPLVIDPSGQAATFLRYLDTNYVDTVNPDHLQPERIRLALLGALRYGKPLVFDLREVDLFPAVQRQLEAVQQGLAQELLSRRLLEQDRYLSLLRPTDGPEYGPTQFQESRLEQFRLFFVTQVRWPPAEQLQVLLPVQVQLPSEGL; from the exons ATGAGCAGTAAGAAGGGGGGCCCCAAAGCAGCATCAGGGAAGTGGCAGCCATCCCCCCCGGGGGCCGAGCCCAGAGCCACTGCTG GGCCCACCCGGGAGGACCGGGCGGCCACAGTCATCCAGTGCACCTTCCGGCGGCACCGGGCGAGGAAGGAGCTGGCCCTCCGGCGGAAGAAGCACGGGGAGTACCTGGAGCAGATGGAGAAGCTGCAGAGAGAG GGCGCCTTCGGGCGGACGCCGCTGTACAGAGCCGCCTTCGGGGGCCACCTGGAGGCCGTGGAGGTGCTCCTGAAGCTGGGAGCCGACCCCCGGGTGTACGCGGACGACGGGAGCACCCCGGCGCAG GTGGCCTCGCTGGACGCCGTGGCCAGCgtgctgcaggcctgggacctgaGCCTCACGGAGGCCATGCTCCAGAACATGGAGGCGGAGCGGCAGCGCCGGGCCCAGGAGGCCGAGCAGCACAAGGAGGCGGAGGCTAAGCG cctgaACCTCCAAGTGCAACAGCTGGCTAAGGAGCAGCAGCGGTGCCACAAGGAG CTGCATCAGGCCTACTGCGAGCTCAACCGCAGGATCGCCGAGCACGACAAGTGCGAGCGGAGGCGCGCGGGCAAGGCCGAGCTCACGCTGCAG gccgtCAAAGACGCGGAAGCCCAGGTGGACCGGCTGCGGCAGGAGGCCCAGAAGGCGGAGGAGACGCTGGCCCTGGCGAGGCTGGAACTGCGGGAGCAGACCCaggagg ggggggaggaggaggtgccgGGGCTGAAGTGCCAGGTCACCGAGCTGCACGACGTGCTAATGAAGGACGTGGGCGACCGCATCCGCGCCGACGGCCG GTGGCCTCTTGTCATCGACCCCTCAGGCCAGGCGGCCACCTTCCTGCGCTACCTGGACACCAACTACGTGGACACGGTGAACCCAGACCACCTGCAGCCCGAGAGGATTCGGTTGGCGCTTCTGGGGGCGCTCAG GTACGGGAAGCCGCTGGTGTTCGACCTGCGGGAGGTGGACCTGTTCCCCGCGGTGCAGCGGCAGCTGGAGGCGGTGCAGCAGGGCCTggcgcaggagctgctgagccgCAGGCTGCTGGAGCAGGACCGGTATCTGTCGCTGCTGAGGCCCACGGACGGGCCCGAGTACGGCCCCACCCAGTTCCAGGAGTCCCGCCTGGAGCAGTTCCGCCTCTTCTTTGTCACCCAGGTTCGGTGGCCCCCGGCTGAGCAGCTGCAGGTCCTGCTCCCCGTGCAGGTGCAGCTGCCCAGCGAAGGCCTTTAG
- the CCDC166 gene encoding coiled-coil domain-containing protein 166 isoform X2, which translates to MAPKKKRGSRPAEGAEARLSERAQYLLREYRLLTQQLDAYEQCVDQVLQDNILLDGEALRLRDENRFYATYVSAHAQRCANATVRLEEQNRVDLAQIHSQRADLEALYHGREDGVRAQLQEMEARAAHMARQELQLEQLARIRTLERELLHMRVEHTQLLHRVKRRFLEDKAAFEREARQRVQSLARRAEREAARALIAHTQTIKADNGRLREELLRLLRRAHLLHDMRRQLLLQREQLWSEHQDTWDLARVHGWLRRGPGGPELCQPLSSSRMGSLASGTDSSISATGSWFEASRNPSQVSSIAVSRAPSVASLRVGSMVPSLASLKAGSQLHSQDRSKRDSQVPSLAPSRPGSLALSHPGSRVSSLTQSRHGSRIPSRSSFRAALQSSTPSAHSVPGSSPLKETVDTDSAD; encoded by the exons ATGGCGCCCAAGAAGAAGCGCGGGAGTCGGCCGGCAGAGGGCGCCGAGGCGCGGCTGTCGGAGCGCGCGCAGTACCTGCTGCGCGAGTACCGGCTGCTCACGCAGCAGCTGGACGCCTACGAGCAGTGCGTGGACCAGGTGCTGCAGGACAACATCCTCCTGGACGGCGAGGCGCTGCGCCTGCGCGACGAGAACCGCTTCTACGCCACCTACGTGAGCGCGCACGCGCAGCGCTGCGCCAACGCCACGGTGCGCCTGGAGGAGCAGAACCGCGTGGACCTGGCGCAGATCCACAGCCAGCGCGCCGACCTGGAGGCGCTGTACCACGGGCGCGAGGACGGCGTGCGCGCGCAGCTGCAGGAGATGGAGGCGCGCGCGGCGCACATGGCGCGGCAG gagCTGCAGCTGGAACAGCTGGCGCGAATCCGGACGCTGGAGCGCGAGCTGCTGCACATGCGCGTGGAGCACACGCAGCTGCTCCACCGCGTCAAGCGGCGCTTCCTGGAGGACAAGGCGGCCTTCGAGCGGGAGGCGCGCCAGCGGGTGCAGTCCCTGGCGcggcgcgcggagagggaggcgGCGCGCGCGCTCATCGCGCACACGCAGACCATCAAGGCGGACAACGGGCGGCTGCGGGAGgagctgctgcggctgctgcgCCGGGCCCACCTGCTGCACGACATGCGGCGCCAGCTGCTGCTGCAGCGCGAGCAGCTGTGGAGCGAGCACCAGGACACGTGGGACCTGGCGCGCGTGCACGGTTGGCTGCGCCGGGGGCCCGGAGGCCCGGAGCTGTGCCAACCGCTGTCCTCCTCGCGCATGGGGTCCTTAGCCTCCGGCACCGACTCCTCCATCTCCGCCACGGGCTCCTGGTTCGAGGCCTCTCGGAACCCGTCCCAGGTCTCTTCCATCGCCGTCTCCAGGGCCCCGTCCGTGGCCTCGCTGCGTGTGGGCTCCATGGTCCCGTCGCTGGCCTCGCTGAAGGCGGGGTCACAGTTGCATTCCCAGGACCGGTCGAAAAGGGACTCCCAAGTGCCATCCTTGGCCCCGTCCCGCCCGGGCTCCCTGGCCCTGTCCCACCCCGGCTCGCGGGTCTCATCCTTGACCCAGTCCCGCCACGGCTCCAGGATCCCTTCGCGGTCCTCATTCCGCGCGGCCTTACAGAGCTCCACACCCTCTGCTCACTCTGTCCCGGGGTCGAGCCCGTTGAAGGAGACTGTGGACACTGACTCGGCAGACTGA
- the CCDC166 gene encoding coiled-coil domain-containing protein 166 isoform X1: MAPKKKRGSRPAEGAEARLSERAQYLLREYRLLTQQLDAYEQCVDQVLQDNILLDGEALRLRDENRFYATYVSAHAQRCANATVRLEEQNRVDLAQIHSQRADLEALYHGREDGVRAQLQEMEARAAHMARQVQELQPYKELQLEQLARIRTLERELLHMRVEHTQLLHRVKRRFLEDKAAFEREARQRVQSLARRAEREAARALIAHTQTIKADNGRLREELLRLLRRAHLLHDMRRQLLLQREQLWSEHQDTWDLARVHGWLRRGPGGPELCQPLSSSRMGSLASGTDSSISATGSWFEASRNPSQVSSIAVSRAPSVASLRVGSMVPSLASLKAGSQLHSQDRSKRDSQVPSLAPSRPGSLALSHPGSRVSSLTQSRHGSRIPSRSSFRAALQSSTPSAHSVPGSSPLKETVDTDSAD, from the exons ATGGCGCCCAAGAAGAAGCGCGGGAGTCGGCCGGCAGAGGGCGCCGAGGCGCGGCTGTCGGAGCGCGCGCAGTACCTGCTGCGCGAGTACCGGCTGCTCACGCAGCAGCTGGACGCCTACGAGCAGTGCGTGGACCAGGTGCTGCAGGACAACATCCTCCTGGACGGCGAGGCGCTGCGCCTGCGCGACGAGAACCGCTTCTACGCCACCTACGTGAGCGCGCACGCGCAGCGCTGCGCCAACGCCACGGTGCGCCTGGAGGAGCAGAACCGCGTGGACCTGGCGCAGATCCACAGCCAGCGCGCCGACCTGGAGGCGCTGTACCACGGGCGCGAGGACGGCGTGCGCGCGCAGCTGCAGGAGATGGAGGCGCGCGCGGCGCACATGGCGCGGCAGGTGCAGGAGCTGCAGCCCTACAAG gagCTGCAGCTGGAACAGCTGGCGCGAATCCGGACGCTGGAGCGCGAGCTGCTGCACATGCGCGTGGAGCACACGCAGCTGCTCCACCGCGTCAAGCGGCGCTTCCTGGAGGACAAGGCGGCCTTCGAGCGGGAGGCGCGCCAGCGGGTGCAGTCCCTGGCGcggcgcgcggagagggaggcgGCGCGCGCGCTCATCGCGCACACGCAGACCATCAAGGCGGACAACGGGCGGCTGCGGGAGgagctgctgcggctgctgcgCCGGGCCCACCTGCTGCACGACATGCGGCGCCAGCTGCTGCTGCAGCGCGAGCAGCTGTGGAGCGAGCACCAGGACACGTGGGACCTGGCGCGCGTGCACGGTTGGCTGCGCCGGGGGCCCGGAGGCCCGGAGCTGTGCCAACCGCTGTCCTCCTCGCGCATGGGGTCCTTAGCCTCCGGCACCGACTCCTCCATCTCCGCCACGGGCTCCTGGTTCGAGGCCTCTCGGAACCCGTCCCAGGTCTCTTCCATCGCCGTCTCCAGGGCCCCGTCCGTGGCCTCGCTGCGTGTGGGCTCCATGGTCCCGTCGCTGGCCTCGCTGAAGGCGGGGTCACAGTTGCATTCCCAGGACCGGTCGAAAAGGGACTCCCAAGTGCCATCCTTGGCCCCGTCCCGCCCGGGCTCCCTGGCCCTGTCCCACCCCGGCTCGCGGGTCTCATCCTTGACCCAGTCCCGCCACGGCTCCAGGATCCCTTCGCGGTCCTCATTCCGCGCGGCCTTACAGAGCTCCACACCCTCTGCTCACTCTGTCCCGGGGTCGAGCCCGTTGAAGGAGACTGTGGACACTGACTCGGCAGACTGA
- the FAM83H gene encoding protein FAM83H: MARRSQSSSQGDNPLAPGYLPPHYKEYYRLAVDALAEGGPEAYSRFLASEGAPAFLCPEELDHVSRHLRPPQYVSPEPPEGSPPNVDMDGSSGTYWPVNSDQAVPELDLGWPLTFGFQGTEVTTLVQPPPPDSPSIKDEARRMIRSAQQVVAVVMDMFTDVDLLSEVLEAAARRVPVYILLDEMNAQHFLDTAEKCRVNLHHVDFLRVRTVAGPTYYCRTGKSFKGHVKEKFLLVDCAVVMSGSYSFMWSFEKIHRSLAHVFQGELVSSFDEEFRILFAQSEPLVPSAGALARMDAYALAPYSGAGPLMASQMTGAPTPFSFPKRAHLLFPPAREEGLGFPSFLDPDRHFLSAFRREEPQRMPGGALEPHMGLRLPSRRWDTEAGPGAELAGPRGFFQARHLEMDSFKRHSYAAADGAGAVENFAAARQVSRQTFLTQGDDFRFQTSHFHRDQLYQQQHYQWDPQFAPGRPQGLFEKLRAGRPGFADPEDFALGAGPRFPELGLDTHQRLDYVPSSESREVRHGSDPAFGPRGLEPSGAPRPNLGLRFPCQAAARLGPEAGLQAEAERRAGPEGRAGLRHWRLASYLSGCHGEDAGEEGLPAPMESEAYDDEVLVSGGRATAGDLLPSSFRAPSSFPAKGSGSGGGEGPEREGTEEPGLAKQDSFRSRLNPLIQRSSRLRSSLIFATQAEGAGGAATEKVQLLHKEQAVHEAVGPGGEAVRSAASTKVAELLEKYKGPARDAGGAPATAVTASSHSKAVTSQAWREEAAAAGNAGAERRSLESCLLDLRDSFTQRLHQEAERQPGAATLTAAQLLDTLGRSGPGPDRLPSRFLLTQGLSSSLQGQDSPPADAPHSEPKGNPTSAYPERKGSPTPGFPTRRGSPTSGFPERQGSPTSAYPERRGSPVPPVPERRGSPVPPVPERRGSLTLTFSGEAQKAGPAEETPTGPMEVLRKGSLRLRQLLSPKSERRAEDEGGFPAPAPQENGQPESPRRPSLSRGDSTEAAAGEERGPRARMASATANALYSSNLRDDTKAILEQISAHGQKHRGAPTPSPAHSSPELGRPPAASGLAPDMSDKDKCSAIFRSDSLGAQGRLSRTLPASAEERDRLLRRMESMRKEKRVYSRFEVFCKKEEAGGAGEGPAEEDARDSKVGKFMPKILSTFKSKK; the protein is encoded by the exons ATGGCCCGTCGTTCCCAGAGTTCCTCGCAGGGCGACAACCCCCTGGCACCGGGGTACCTGCCACCTCACTACAAAGAGTACTACCGCCTGGCCGTGGACGCGCTGGCGGAGGGCGGGCCCGAGGCCTACAGCCGCTTCCTGGCATCCGAGGGGGCACCCGCCTTCCTGTGTCCCGAGGAGCTGGACCACGTGAGCCGCCACCTGCGGCCCCCGCAGTATGTTTCCCCGGAGCCCCCCGAAGGCAGCCCTCCCAACGTGGACATGGACGGCTCCTCGGGCACCTACTGGCCCGTGAACTCAGACCAGGCGGTGCCTGAGCTGGACCTGGGCTGGCCGCTGACCTTCGGCTTCCAGGGCACGGAGGTCACGACGCTGGTGCAGCCACCGCCCCCCGACAGCCCCAGCATCAAGGACGAGGCTCGGAGGATGATCCGCTCTGCCCAGCAG GTGGTGGCCGTGGTGATGGACATGTTCACCGACGTGGACCTCCTGAGCGAAGTGCTGGAGGCTGCCGCGCGCCGTGTCCCCGTCTACATCCTCCTGGATGAGATGAACGCGCAGCACTTCCTGGACACGGCGGAAAAGTGCCGCGTCAACCTGCACCACGTGGAC TTCCTGCGGGTGCGCACCGTGGCAGGCCCCACCTACTACTGCCGCACGGGCAAGTCCTTCAAGGGCCACGTGAAGGAGAAGTTCCTCTTGGTGGACTGCGCCGTGGTGATGAGTGGGAGCTACAG cTTCATGTGGTCCTTCGAGAAGATCCACCGCAGCCTGGCGCATGTGTTCCAGGGCGAGCTGGTCTCCAGTTTCGATGAGGAGTTCCGCATCCTCTTCGCACAGTCTGAGCCTCTGGTGCCCTCGGCCGGGGCGTTGGCCCGCATGGACGCTTATGCCCTGGCTCCATACTCCGGGGCCGGGCCCCTGATGGCCAGCCAGATGACCGGGGCGCcaactcctttctccttccccaaacGAGCGCACCTCCTCTTCCCACCGGCCCGGGAAGAGGGCCTcggcttcccctccttcctggaCCCTGACCGCCACTTCCTGTCGGCCTTCCGCCGGGAGGAGCCACAGCGGATGCCCGGGGGCGCCCTGGAGCCGCACATGGGGCTGCGGCTGCCGTCACGAAGGTGGGACACGGAGGCCGGACCCGGTGCCGAGCTCGCCGGCCCGCGGGGCTTCTTCCAGGCCCGACACCTGGAGATGGACTCCTTCAAGCGGCACAGCTACGCGGCCGCCGATGGCGCGGGCGCCGTGGAGAACTTCGCGGCTGCGCGGCAGGTGTCCCGACAGACGTTCCTCACCCAAGGGGACGACTTCCGCTTCCAGACCAGCCACTTCCACCGCGACCAGCTCTACCAGCAGCAGCATTACCAGTGGGACCCGCAGTTTGCTCCCGGGCGCCCACAGGGCCTGTTCGAGAAGCTGCGCGCGGGCCGCCCCGGCTTCGCGGACCCCGAGGACTTCGCCCTGGGCGCTGGGCCTCGTTTCCCGGAGCTGGGCCTGGACACCCACCAGCGGCTGGACTATGTGCCGTCCAGTGAGTCGCGCGAGGTCCGCCATGGCTCAGACCCGGCCTTTGGTCCCCGGGGCCTGGAACCCAGTGGGGCCCCGCGCCCCAACCTGGGCCTACGTTTCCCCTGCCAGGCAGCGGCGAGGCTGGGCCCGgaggcggggctgcaggcagaggctgagcgcagggctgggccggaggggcgggcggggctgaGGCACTGGCGCCTGGCCTCCTACCTGAGCGGCTGCCACGGGGAGGACGCGGGTGAGGAGGGCCTGCCGGCGCCCATGGAGTCCGAGGCCTATGATGACGAAGTGCTGGTTTCCGGGGGCCGGGCGACCGCTGGGGACCTGCTGCCCTCGTCTTTCCGCGCGCCCTCGTCGTTCCCGGCCAAGGGCTCCGGCAGCGGGGGCGGCGAGGGCCCGGAGCGCGAGGGCACAGAGGAGCCGGGCCTGGCCAAGCAGGACTCTTTCCGCTCGCGCCTGAACCCGCTGATCCAGCGCAGCTCTCGGCTTCGCTCCTCGCTCATCTTCGCGACACAGGCGGAGGGCGCAGGCGGGGCCGCCACCGAAAAGGTGCAGCTGCTGCACAAGGAGCAGGCGGTGCACGAGGCGGTAGGCCCCGGGGGCGAGGCCGTCCGCTCGGCCGCCTCCACCAAGGTGGCCGAGCTCCTGGAGAAGTACAAGGGCCCCGCGCGCGACGCCGGCGGCGCCCCGGCCACCGCAGTCACCGCCTCCAGCCACAGCAAGGCCGTCACGTCCCAGGCGTGGCGGGAGGAGGCGGCAGCGGCGGGGAACGCGGGGGCCGAGCGGCGCAGCCTCGAGAGCTGCCTGCTCGACCTCCGCGACTCCTTCACGCAGCGGCTGCACCAGGAGGCCGAGCGGCAGCCGGGGGCCGCCACGCTCACGGCCGCCCAGTTGCTCGACACGCTGGGCCGGAGCGGCCCTGGCCCCGACAGGCTGCCCTCCCGCTTCCTCCTGACCCAGGGCCTCTCCTCTTCCCTGCAAGGGCAGGACAGCCCCCCGGCGGACGCACCCCACTCGGAGCCAAAAGGGAACCCCACCTCAGCCTACCCCGAGCGGAAGGGGAGTCCCACTCCTGGGTTTCCCACGCGCAGAGGCAGCCCGACCTCAGGGTTCCCTGAGCGCCAGGGGAGCCCCACCTCCGCCTACCCTGAGCGCAGGGGCAGCCCAGTGCCCCCCGTGCCCGAGCGCAGGGGCAGCCCGGTGCCCCCCGTGCCCGAGCGCAGGggcagcctcaccctgaccttcTCGGGAGAGGCTCAGAAGGCCGGGCCCGCGGAGGAGACGCCCACCGGCCCCATGGAGGTGCTGCGCAAGGGCTCCTTGCGCCTCCGGCAGCTGCTGAGTCCCAAGAGCGAGCGGCGCGCAGAGGATGAGGGCGGCTTCCCGGCGCCGGCGCCGCAGGAGAACGGGCAGCCCGAGAGCCCCCGGCGGCCCTCGCTGAGCCGGGGAGACAGCACGGAGGCTGCCGCTGGGGAGGAGCGGGGTCCGCGGGCGCGCATGGCCTCGGCCACGGCCAACGCCTTGTACAGCAGCAACCTGCGGGACGACACCAAAGCCATCCTGGAGCAGATCAGCGCCCACGGCCAGAAGCACCGCGGGGCCCCCACTCCCTCTCCGGCCCACAGCAGCCCGGAGCTGGGCCGCCCGCCGGCTGCCAGTGGCCTGGCTCCTGACATGTCCGACAAGGACAAGTGTTCAGCCATCTTCCGCTCAGAcagcctgggggcccagggccGGCTGAGCCGCACGCTGCCCGCCAGCGCCGAGGAGCGCGACCGGCTGCTGCGCCGCATGGAGAGCATGCGCAAGGAGAAGCGCGTGTACAGCCGCTTCGAGGTCTTCTGCAAGAAGGAGGAGGCCGGCGGCGCAGGCGAGGGCCCGGCAGAGGAGGACGCCCGGGACAGCAAGGTGGGCAAGTTCATGCCCAAGATCCTGAGTACGTTCAAGAGCAAAAAGTGA